In a genomic window of Scyliorhinus torazame isolate Kashiwa2021f chromosome 5, sScyTor2.1, whole genome shotgun sequence:
- the LOC140420105 gene encoding uncharacterized protein translates to MEKPWKCEDCGKGFKGPYGLERHQCSHTVERPFTCFVCGMEFTAPCELARHQRSHTGERPFICSQCEKGFTDIGHMRRHERVHTGEKPFTCSDCGKGFTQLAHLQRHQRVHTGERPFTCTVCDKGFTHLSNLQRHQGVHTGERPFTCTVCDKGFTHLANLQSHQRVHTGERPFTCTVCDKGFTQLSNLQAHQRVHTGEKPFICSVCDMGFTQLSNLLSHNVTHTKSRPFKCSDCRRGFKSSQRLMTHQRIHTEERPFSCSHCTKSFRTSSNLMKHERGHTGESPFTSPTGKRFTRSSLVEPQCRSQQSETL, encoded by the coding sequence atggagaaaccatggaaatgtgaggattgtgggaagggattcaaaggcccgtacgggctggaaaggcatcaatgcagtcacactgtagagaggccgttcacctgttttgtgtgtgggatggaattcacagccccgtgcgagctggcaaggcatcaacgcagtcacactggagagaggcctttcatctgctctcagtgtgaaaagggattcactgacattggccacatgcggagacacgaacgagttcacactggggagaaaccgttcacatgctccgactgtgggaagggattcactcagttagcccacctgcagagacaccagagagttcacaccggggagaggccattcacctgcactgtgtgtgataagggattcactcacttatccaacctgcagaggcaccagggagttcacactggggagaggccattcacctgcactgtgtgtgataagggattcactcacttagccaacctgcagagccaccagcgagttcacactggagagaggccattcacctgcaccgtgtgtgataagggattcactcagttatccaacttgcaggcacaccagcgagttcacaccggggagaagccgttcatctgctctgtgtgtgatatgggattcactcaattgtccaacctgctgagccataatgtcactcacaccaagagcaggccctttaaatgctctgactgcaggaggggtttcaaaagctctcagcgaCTGAtgacccaccagcgcattcacactgaggagagaccgttcagctgctctcactgcacaaagagctttagaacctcatccaacctgatgaaacacgagcgaggtcacactggggagagcccgttcacctctccgactgggaaaagattcactcggtcatcacttgttgAGCCACAATGTCGCTCACAGCAatcagagaccctttaa